The Rattus rattus isolate New Zealand chromosome X, Rrattus_CSIRO_v1, whole genome shotgun sequence genome has a window encoding:
- the LOC116889010 gene encoding LOW QUALITY PROTEIN: ubiquitin carboxyl-terminal hydrolase 27-like (The sequence of the model RefSeq protein was modified relative to this genomic sequence to represent the inferred CDS: inserted 2 bases in 1 codon; substituted 1 base at 1 genomic stop codon) → RKVEVEEKVEGKVEATGKVDATEKVETAGKVDATGKVEIAEGPGRGAELKLEPEPDPKPEPEPEPEQEPRRSPSPXEPEPEPSWEPGXGRAEPEPEPEPEPEQEPELEPEPEPEPEPQPEPELEPEPKREPEQEPKDENPAQSGGGGSGDEVPPPTLPSDPPRPPDPSPRRSRAPRRRPRPRPQTRLRTPPQPRPRPPPRPRPRRGPGGGCLDVDFAVGPPGCSHVNTFKVGENWRQELRVIYQCFVWCGTPETRKSKAKSCVCHVCGTHLNRLHSCLSCVFFGCFTEKHIHEHAETKQHNLAVDLYYGGIYCFMCKDYVYDIDIEQIAKEEQGEALKLQASTSTEFSQQQCSVPSLGEKYPTWETTKPELELLGHNPRRRRIASSFTIGLRGLINLGNTCFMNCIVQALTHTPILRDFFLSDRHRCEMPSPELCLVCEMSSLFRELYSGNPSPHVPYKLLHLVWIHARHLAGYRQQDAHEFLIAALDVLHRHCKGDDVGKVASNPNHCNCIIDQIFTGGLQSDVTCQACHGVSTTIDPCWDISLDLPGSCTSFWPMSPGRESSLNGESHIPGVTSLTDCLRRFTRPEHLGSSAKIKCGSCQSYQESTKQLTMKKLPVVACFHFKRFEHSAKQRRKITTYISFPLELDMTPFMASSKETRMNGQLQLPTNSGNNENKYSLFAVVNHQGTLESGHYTSFIRHHRDQWFKCDDAVITKASIKDVLDSEGYLLFYHKQVLEHEPEKVKEMTTQAY, encoded by the exons AggaaggtggaggtggaggagaaggtggaggggaAGGTGGAGGCGACCGGGAAGGTGGACGCCACCGAAAAGGTGGAGACAGCAGGAAAGGTGGACGCCACCGGGAAGGTGGAGATCGCGGAGGGTCCGGGCCGCGGGGCTGAGCTCAAGCTGGAGCCCGAGCCGGACCCCAAGCCGGAGCCGGAGCCAGAGCCCGAGCAGGAGCCCAGGCGGAGCCCCAGCCC GGAGCCTGAGCCGGAGCCCAGCTGGGAGCCAGGCTGAGGCAGAGCGGAGCcggagcctgagcctgagccggAACCCGAACAGGAGCCGGAGCTCGAGCcagagccggagccggagcccgAACCCCAGCCCGAGCCGGAGCTTGAGCCGGAGCCTAAGAGGGAGCCTGAGCAGGAGCCGAAGGATGAGAACCCAGCGCAGAGCGGTGGCGGCGGCAGTGGCGATGAggttcctccccccacccttccctccGACCCTCCGCGGCCCCCAGATCCCTCCCCGCGTCGCAGTCGTGCCCCACGCCGCCGACCCCGGCCCCGGCCCCAGACTAGGCTTCGTACCCCACCTCAGCCTAGGCCACGGCCCCCgccccggccccggccccggCGCGGTCCTGGGGGCGGATGCTTGGATGTGGATTTTGCTGTGGGGCCACCAGGTTGTTCCCACGTGAACACCTTTAAGGTGGGagagaactggaggcaggaattgcGGGTTATCTACCAGTGCTTCGTGTGGTGTGGAACCCCAGAGACTAGGAAAAGCAAGGCAAAGTCGTGCGTCTGCCATGTGTGTGGCACCCATTTAAACAGACTCCACTCTTGCCTTTCCTGTGTCTTCTTTGGCtgcttcacagagaaacacatcCACGAGCACGCTGAGACAAAACAGCACAACTTAGCGGTAGATCTTTATTATGGAGGCATATACTGCTTCATGTGTAAAGACTATGTGTATGACATAGACATTGAGCAAATTGCCAAAGAAGAGCAAGGAGAAGCCTTGAAATTACAAGCGTCCACCTCGACAGAGTTTTCTCAGCAGCAGTGTTCAGTGCCGAGCCTTGGTGAGAAGTACCCCACCTGGGAAACCACCAAACCTGAGTTAGAACTGCTGGGGCACAACCCACGGAGAAGAAGGATCGCCTCCAGCTTTACCATCGGCTTACGAGGACTAATTAATCTTGGCAACACGTGTTTTATGAACTGCATCGTCCAGGCCCTGACCCACACTCCAATACTGAGAGATTTCTTTCTCTCGGATAGGCACCGGTGTGAAATGCCCAGCCCTGAGTTGTGTCTGGTCTGTGAGATGTCTTCGCTCTTTCGGGAGCTGTATTCTGGAAACCCATCTCCTCATGTGCCCTACAAGTTACTGCACCTGGTGTGGATTCATGCTCGTCATCTAGCAGGGTACAGGCAACAGGATGCCCATGAGTTCCTCATCGCGGCCCTAGATGTCCTGCACAGGCACTGCAAGGGTGACGACGTCGGCAAGGTGGCCAGCAACCCCAACCACTGTAACTGCATCATAGACCAAATCTTCACAGGTGGCCTGCAGTCCGATGTTACCTGTCAAGCCTGCCATGGTGTCTCCACCACTATAGACCCATGCTGGGACATTAGTCTGGACTTGCCTGGCTCTTGCACATCCTTCTGGCCTATGAGTCCTGGGAGGGAGAGCAGCTTGAACGGAGAAAGCCACATACCAGGCGTTACCAGCCTCACGGACTGCTTGCGGAGGTTTACAAGGCCAGAGCACTTAGGCAGTAGTGCCAAAATCAAGTGTGGTAGTTGCCAAAGCTACCAAGAATCTACCAAACAGCTCACTATGAAGAAGTTACCAGTAGTTGCCTGCTTTCATTTCAAACGATTTGAACACTCAGCGAAACAGAGGCGCAAGATCACGACGTACATTTCCTTCCCTCTGGAGCTGGATATGACACCATTTATGGCGTCAAGTAAAGAGACCCGGATGAATGGACAGTTGCAGCTGCCGACCAACAGTGGCAACAACGAGAATAAGTATTCCTTGTTTGCTGTGGTTAATCACCAAGGAACCTTGGAGAGTGGCCACTACACTAGCTTCATTCGGCACCACAGGGACCAGTGGTTCAAGTGTGATGATGCTGTGATCACCAAGGCCAGTATTAAGGATGTGCTGGACAGTGAAGGGTATTTACTGTTCTATCACAAACAGGTCCTGGAACATGAGCCCgaaaaggtgaaagaaatgaCTACACAAGCCTACTGA